TGGGCCTGGCAGGAGATGACCAAAAACCGGCAGGAGCGGATTCTTTTGATTTGTGATGAAGCTTACCTGATGATTGATCCGTATGTGCCACAATCTCTGATTTTTCTTCGGAATGCAGCAAAACGGGTTCGTAAATATGAAGGTGGGATTTTTGTGGTTAGTCACGGGGTGGTCGATTTTCTTGATCCATCGATAAAAATGTATGGACAGGCGTTACTTGACCAACCCAGTTTCAAAATTATTCTCGGAACGGATGGGCCGAACCTGGAGGAAACCCGGAAACTTTACCGCTTAACCGATGCGGAAGTGGAACTGCTTGAATCCAAGATACGTGGAAAAGGGTTATTTATGGTTGGTGGTAACCGCTTATCGGTCAATTTTGATATTGCCGATTACAAGTTTAAATATTTTGGTAGTGCCGGTGGGCGTTAATTAAGAAAGGAAAGAAGAAATGAAACAACTGAATCGAATTGAACGTAAGGGAAACAAGGTACCACAGAATTTTATGAGCGATACTTATAAATTTCTGGATTCGCTTAATAAAATGAATACTATGGAAAACATTGATCAAACCGAAATAATGGAAGCGATCAATGAATTTACCACTTCGTTTGTTTATCTTCGGGAATCGATGAATCCGAGACAATCGAATATCCAGGGGTTAAATAGGATTATTAACGAGATCAACCAGTTAATTGATCAATCGGGGAAGGAATATGAAAATAGTAATCAGTCAAAAGCCATCGACATCTTAGAGTCAACAATGAATGAGATCATTAATTATCTTAACGAAATGAACGATAAACTCCAGGATGCCGAACAGGAAGAAACAGAATCGAAACGGATTGAAGCGATTGAGCGGATGTTTGTTGGGGCCAAGACGGATATCAAGGCCACGGAGGAAGTCATCAACCGAACTCGGGGCGATCTGCTGGACATTGAAGGAAGTCTGAATGCTTCCGCGGATGCAATGCGTGACTCGGTCGAACAGGTCGATAAAAAAATGAGTATGATTGAAAATCAGACCAAAGAGTTTAAAGTCCAATGTGATGGTATTATTCAAACCGGTAATAACTGGCAGAAAGCCTTTGAAACCTGGCAGGAAATATCAACCGAAAAAACGAAAGAAGGGATTGATAAACTGACCCAGAAGCTCGATCAGACGCAAAGAGTATTTGAAGAAAAAAGTAGTGATGAGATCAAATCATTAAGTGATCGTTATGAAAGAGTGTATGAAAAGATCGAAAAGAAAGGGGATGATGCTCTGGATAAAATTGATGCAATGATTGACAGTGTAAAATCAAACATTGCGTCAGATGGGTTTAGACAGGTCTTTTCGATGATTGGCGGGGGTTTTTCACTCGTCAATTTTATTATACTTTTAATTATACTATTTATAAAATAAGGGGGTACCACAGATGCTTTTATATATTACTGGTGCAGAGCATTCATCTGTTTTTGATTTTCTAACGGAAAGAAAAGGAATGCCGATTAAAAAATTTATTGGAGAATATAACCTGGCGACATTTGTGTCAAATGATCTAAGTAATTTTGACAGCTACAAATATTTAGCGGTCGACATTGATTGTTTACAAGATATGCCAGAAAATTTATTTGAAGCGATTGAATCAATCAATGACTGGTTTGAATTTAAGCTCATTTTTTATGCCAGGGAAATTGATGCAGAGTTACGCGAGGAACTGATCAAACGGGAAGTTTATAACCTGATTGTCAGCGCTAACCAGGAAGAAGTGGAGGAATTGATTTTAAAAGCCGTTAGTCCTGGGGGGATTCCTTACCAGAACTATCTGGACGAATATGTTTCGGAGGAAGTGGTGGTTGAACAGGCTCCAATTTTAAGTGAAGCTATTCTTGAAGCCGAAAATAATATCGAGTTCAAACGGGAGGAAGGCAATGAAAAACTGATCCTGGTTGCTGGCAGCGAGCATCGTGTCGGCACCACCTCGGTGGCCATTCAATTGGCTAACTTCCTGGCCAACCAGAAAAAAATGGTGGCTTATATGGAATTTAACGAACATAAACACCTCAAACAGATTATTGACGCATATCGGATGAAAAAGGAAGAAGTCGAAAACTCGGTCTGGTACCAATTAAAAGGGGTCGATTATTTCTACCCGGATGGTATATTAATGCAAAAATATGATTACCTGATTTTTGACCTGGGGGTGATGAATGAAGATGACCTGGATAAGCTGGATCAGGCCGATTACCGGATTTTGTGTGGTGCCAGTAAATGTTTTGAACGTTCGGCGCTGAATAAATGGATGCGTCTTTTAAGTGAGAATAAGATCGATGATTATCATCTGCTTTTGAGTTTTGTCTCCAAAGAAGAACAGGAAACCATTAAAAAACTCTATCCTAAAGCAGCGTGTCTACAGCATTCACCGAACCTGATGGGTTGGCAGGAAAACCTGGAGTTATTTAAAGAAATCCTTTTAAACGCCTGATTTGAGGCGTAAGGATGGAAAAATTCATATTATTTAGCGTCATTAAAGACGATAATTTACGGAATGTCATCATCGGAGCAATTGTTTCGGTGGTGACGATTATTATGATATTGATCCTTTTTGTGGTATATATCCTAACCGCACCAATTGCTTTACTTAACGAGCTGGTAACGAATCCGGAAATGCTGGCAACAATCCTTTCCTTTAAATCCGAGTATCAATATTTAATTGCCGGTTCCGGTGGTATTTACGGCTGGCCGTTATCTGAAGAATACCCGATTGATGAATCCGATCCGACTAACCTTTTCGGAACACGGGTGCATCCAATTTACGGGGATGTTCGTTTTCATTCCGGAGTGGATATTCAAGCTCCAAATGGCAGCGAATGTTATGCGATTGGTAACGGGACCGTAATTCAAACCGGAGACTCCGGCGGTTGGGGATATATTGTTGAATTGGATTTAGGCAAAAACAGCCGAGGACAGACGATCACGTGTAAATATTGTCATTTAACACCCGGCAGCATTAACGTTAAGATCGGTGATCCGGTTAAACGGGGGCAGGTTTTAGCCTTGACGGGTTGCACCGGGAATACCCAGGGTGGACATATACATTTTGAAATGAAGGAAGATGGAGAATACTGTGATCCGCTTAAATATATCAGTATTGGTGGCGGAAATTACGGCGATCTGGATTTATTCTACCATTGCGTCGAAGCTGAGGCTGGTGGCGAACCGTATGAGGGCAAAATTGCGGTTGCTCAGTGCATTATTTACTCATCTCAGCGAAAAGGTGTTTCACTGGATGACGCCATTACCGCACAAGGTCAGTATTCCTGTGTATCAGATGGGCGTATCTATGACGTTTCCCCTTCGGCCGAGTCCATCAAAGCAGCAGATGAAGCCCTAGCCGGGAAGCGCGTTCTGGAGGAAGGCACCGAATATTTTATTAATTATAAAACGGCTGAAATTAGCTGGTGGCATCAAACCCTCAAATTAACCGGGACGATTGGAAATCACACATTTTATAAAAGTTGGTAGATCATAACGATCTTAACGAAGGAGGAAGGATGAAAGAGAAAATTTTAACATGGGTATTGCTAATAGCCAGTGTTGTCAGTATGCCACTCATTTTGAGTGGCTGTTTTGCGTCCGACATGATCACGTCAGATCAGGAAAAGATCATGGGTGACTGGTATGATTCCGATTCAAAGGGATACTTTTTATTTCAGGATGATGGGACTTATCGGTCAGGGTACGGCCTTTATTCAGATAATGCCGGTGGCTATTACGAATTAAAAAAAGACGTACTTTGTCTAACCATGACATATACGATTCTGGATGGTCAAAAGCAGAATGTTTTAACATCTGATCAGCAAGTAACGGAATTAAAGTATCGCTTTGATTTAAGTGGAAACCTGGTGATCCGCTCAGAAAGTAATACCATCAATTTTTCGCGGATTGATCCGCAGACAAATGATATACCGGAAGAACAACCAGAAGAAGCATTCCAAGGGCTTTATCAGGGGGTGGAAGAAGCGGTGTTCTATTATTTCCATGGCAATGGGAATGTAAGTCGCAGCACCACTTCAAATGACAAAACTTATAACGGAACCTATACGGTGAGTGGAAATACGCTTTCCTTTAATTTTGATGATGAAAGTCACACCTTCACCTTTAATTTTGACACCGAGAATCAGTTAACCCTGAGCAATGATACTGGTCAGACGACGCATTATAAAAAAATAAACTAAAGCGATTGGTTAAAAACAAAATGAAATGAAAAGGAGTCAAAAAATGAGAAAAGGAAAATTTGAAAGTAGTTCTGAAAGCGATTCCGTGTTTAAGGTTGGTGAGTTTTATCGAATGTTTGGTACCGAAGGTCTTGTGATGGCAGTTAGTGATCAGAATGATGTCCTTTTTAATACCGGCAGGGAGTTTGTCTGGGGGATCAACGTGGAAATGGAGTCTGAACGTGATCAACTAATCTGGGATAAAGCTTATTATTTCGAGGAATATGCGATTGTGCCACCAGTTGAAGAATTAAAAAAATATCGAAATCATCCCGGGGCTATTATAAATGGATTTGCTTATGCGATCGATGAGGTTAATCGCTGTGCTGTTTTATACAGCTCGAATTTCCCCGACGAAATAGCACCAATCGATCAGCTTGAGACAATTCCTTCGACGGTTGAATATCAGGATCAGAGCTATCCGGTAACAGCGGTGGCTGATTGGGCATTTTATCAGAATAAACAGATAACGGATCTGGCGCTGCCGGATTCGATTAAAAGCATTGGCAATTATGCATTTGCCAAGTCTGATCTTAAACGTTTGGAAATGCCAGCTGAAGTTGAAAAAGGAAAAGATATTTTCTTTAAGTGCCAGCAGTTGATAAAGCCGCAAAGGGATAATTATCAGGAATCAGAAATAAAAAGAGCAGACCTGGATCATCTCTATAACTGTATTGAAAAGGCCGAGCGCGATGGTGCTCAAACGCATAATCGATTGTGGCATCACAACGCAATGCAGCAAATGAATGTGTTATATACGCAGTATTTAAACCAGTGTGATTTACAAAATCACTACAAGGCACTTGAACAATTAGATCCCCAAAGCCAGGAGTATCAAGATTTATCCGAGAAGATAAAAACATGGGAACTGGATGATGCGTCTCTGGTAGCCGAGCAAAATTTAATAAAGCAGCATGAAATTGATAACGGCCATGAATCGCATGAAGATGCTTATGAACCGGATATGTGATATGATCGCATAACATGATAGCAGTGAAAAAGTATAATTTAATCTGGAGAAGTAAATGAAAGTATTATTATCAATTAAACCAGCGTTTGTCAGAAAAATAGTTGATGGAAGTAAAAAATTTGAATATCGAAAACAGATTTTCAAAGAATCGGTAGAGACAGTGGTTATTTACGCAACGAAACCAGTTGGAAAAATCATTGGTGAGTTTAAAATTAAGGCGATTATTAAGGACAAACCAGAAAATATTTGGAAGGATACAATAGAATTTTCTGGAATATCCAAACAGTATTTCGATGAATACTTTTTAGGTCGAAATGAAGCATTTGCGATCGGAATTTCAGATTTTAAAGAATATGATTCACCAATAGACCCATATGTAATTTATGATAACTTTACAGCTCCACAGTCTTATCGGTACTGGCGTTAATTAAAGAGACAATAGCAAGTCTTTTTTTTTATTTAATTATTAAATGTGAAAGGATAAAAAAATGCAAGCAGAAATTGAAAATGAAGTCATTGGTTATGTGGCTGGAAAAGCGATTATTCGTGATGAAGATGGTCGTTGGTTTTTTCTTGAGATACCCGAAGCCCTGGTATTCCCTGGAGAACAGATTCAGAGCACGGATCTTACCCCACTTGAAGTTTTACCGGAGATCGAACAAAAACTGGTCTTGGCCGAAATGGAGGTGAAATAATGGCCAAATATCAAAAGCGGAGTCCGGAGGAAATTAAAAAAGAACTGGAAAGTTACAATCAGAAGATCCTTGATTTGGGAGAGAATTTTAAGCGTGATCCGTCAGCAATGGCGGATTACTTTGCGTTTGGGGCGAAGTTTTATCAATATAGCGCCAAGAATCAGCTTTTAGTTTACCTTCAGAATGAACATGCTTCCTTTGTGGGAAGTTATAAATTCTTTCAAAACCAGGGTTATCAGGTGCAAAAAGGTGAAAGGGGCATGAAAATCTTTACGCCGGTGAAATGTTCTTATTTTTATCGGACTGGAGAGAAGCAGTCAACGCCATTAAAAGACGCAACCAAATATGAACGGGAACTAATTAATCAGGGCATTATTGAAGTTAAATCGACAGTTCGCTTTAAACTGGGAACAGTTTTTGATATTGCCCAAACAAATTGTCCGCCGGAAAATTACCCGAAACTTTTTGATTTTGGGGAGCAATCCTATGATCATGCGCGCGTCTTTAATAAGTTGAAATCCTATTGTGAGCTTCAGGGATTTCCGGTTGAAGATATCGGAATGCGTTCGATCACGTTGCGGGGGACCTTTACGCCGGACACAAAAGAAATCAAATTGAATGAAAAATTGCAGGATACCCAAAAACTGGGAACGTTTCTGCATGAAATGGCCCATGCTTTTTTAGAGCATGGGTTTTCTGATGATCATTGCTCTGTCCATGACCACATGCATGAATTTGAAGCCGATGGTTTGGGGATTATGCTGTTGACGCGATTTGGCTTTGATATTACGGAGCCAATGAAAGACCATTTATCGTCGCATTATCAGTTATTTCTAAGTGAAGTGGATCAGCTTGGTGACGATTCGAAAAAGAAAGAATTTACCATTGATAAGTCCCTGGATCGAATTAATACGGTGTACAAAGAACACATTGATAACTTGGAAATGATTCTTGAAGACGAAAATGATTATGCTAAGAAAGCTGAAAATGACCGTTCGGATAGTGAAAAAATGACTGAGTATGAAGATGAGGACGAATTGGAAATGTGAGGGTTTGGTAAAATCGTGAAATGAAATGAATGTTGAATAAGGAGTATCAATAATGGCAATAGGATTGTTATTATTAATGTCGTTTATTATCATCGAAGCCGTTTGGTTAAAACGTCTTAAAAATGAACTTAAGCGAAAGGACGTGAAAATAAATATGCTTGAATGTGCTATAATAAAACTAAAAAAGGGGTGAAGTAATCATGACGGATAAAAAACAATTTGCTACTTATCTGGAAATCGAGGAAACCAAAGATATCAACCAGAAAGAAAAATACTGGAAGACGGGTTTTGGACTTAATAAGATTGATTATCTGGAGCCATCTACCTATTTGACACAAGACTTACTACCAGAACACTTGGCTGGCAAGTTATCTTATCAGGAGGTTGAAAATGCCTTAGTCAACCATTATCAAGCGTTGCCAGCAGATGAACAGGTGATCAAAGAACGAGAATGTGATATAGTCTCGACCCGGATTGCTTCCCTTCTGGATAATTCTGGATTTGTGTTAAGCCCGGCATCACTAAAAGGCATTCATCGGTATCTCTTTAAAAATATTTTGCCGGTGGACTGGATCGGGTCATTCAGACAGAAAAATATTTATAAAAAAGAGCCGATTCTAAATGGTGAGAGCGTTTCTCATGCCAATTATTTTATGATTGAAGATACCCTTACTTATGATTTTGAGATGGAAAAAAAGAAGAATTACGTCAACATGACAGCGCTGGAAAAGATTCAAAACATCGCTGGATTTGCTTCTTCCATCTGGCAGGTTCATCCCTTTCGGGAAGGAAACACCCGAACGGTGGCGGTATTTATGGTGCAATATCTAAATGTTTTAGGTTTTCAGGTAAATAATGATCCCTTCGAGGATAATGCGCTTTATTTTAGAAATGCCCTAGTACGGTCTAATTATAGCAATCAAGTAAAAAACATCAGTCATACCGATGCCTACCTGATTAAGTTCTTTGAGAATCTGCTCTTTGATCAGGAGCAGCCACTATCGAATCAGGAAATGCAGCTTATTGATGAGTATGAAAAAGAGAATGACTGGGAACTAGAAATGTAAGCGTGTTTTATCGGGAAGTAAATAAAAAAATAGGGAAATAAACGGATGAGAGCAATTTTCGGATTGTTCTTTTTTAATTAGAAATTAAAATTATAAAATGGAGAATGATGAGGTTTTTGAATGAAAATTGCTATGATTCAATATTGTATACTCGCAGTATTAATAACATTTGCTGATGTTTATCTAATCAAGATGATTATTAAGGAAGTGTTGCCTGGAATAAAAAAAAGAGCTAAAACAGTCAATGCGCTTCGTGTTAAAACCGCAGGGTATATTGGAATACTTATCATGCTTGGCATTTCTTTACTTTCGTATTGGATCTCATTTATTATTTACTTTGATAGAGTTTATTTATAAAAAATCTTTAAAAGTAATGATAAGACCGAGAAATGATGGTTGAAGTGATTTTTATCGGATGTGACAAATAGATTAAAAAGTGATTGATAAAAAAATAATGGAAT
This is a stretch of genomic DNA from Acetobacterium woodii DSM 1030. It encodes these proteins:
- a CDS encoding Fic/DOC family protein — translated: MTDKKQFATYLEIEETKDINQKEKYWKTGFGLNKIDYLEPSTYLTQDLLPEHLAGKLSYQEVENALVNHYQALPADEQVIKERECDIVSTRIASLLDNSGFVLSPASLKGIHRYLFKNILPVDWIGSFRQKNIYKKEPILNGESVSHANYFMIEDTLTYDFEMEKKKNYVNMTALEKIQNIAGFASSIWQVHPFREGNTRTVAVFMVQYLNVLGFQVNNDPFEDNALYFRNALVRSNYSNQVKNISHTDAYLIKFFENLLFDQEQPLSNQEMQLIDEYEKENDWELEM
- a CDS encoding leucine-rich repeat protein produces the protein MRKGKFESSSESDSVFKVGEFYRMFGTEGLVMAVSDQNDVLFNTGREFVWGINVEMESERDQLIWDKAYYFEEYAIVPPVEELKKYRNHPGAIINGFAYAIDEVNRCAVLYSSNFPDEIAPIDQLETIPSTVEYQDQSYPVTAVADWAFYQNKQITDLALPDSIKSIGNYAFAKSDLKRLEMPAEVEKGKDIFFKCQQLIKPQRDNYQESEIKRADLDHLYNCIEKAERDGAQTHNRLWHHNAMQQMNVLYTQYLNQCDLQNHYKALEQLDPQSQEYQDLSEKIKTWELDDASLVAEQNLIKQHEIDNGHESHEDAYEPDM
- a CDS encoding ArdC-like ssDNA-binding domain-containing protein; protein product: MAKYQKRSPEEIKKELESYNQKILDLGENFKRDPSAMADYFAFGAKFYQYSAKNQLLVYLQNEHASFVGSYKFFQNQGYQVQKGERGMKIFTPVKCSYFYRTGEKQSTPLKDATKYERELINQGIIEVKSTVRFKLGTVFDIAQTNCPPENYPKLFDFGEQSYDHARVFNKLKSYCELQGFPVEDIGMRSITLRGTFTPDTKEIKLNEKLQDTQKLGTFLHEMAHAFLEHGFSDDHCSVHDHMHEFEADGLGIMLLTRFGFDITEPMKDHLSSHYQLFLSEVDQLGDDSKKKEFTIDKSLDRINTVYKEHIDNLEMILEDENDYAKKAENDRSDSEKMTEYEDEDELEM
- a CDS encoding peptidoglycan DD-metalloendopeptidase family protein, whose amino-acid sequence is MEKFILFSVIKDDNLRNVIIGAIVSVVTIIMILILFVVYILTAPIALLNELVTNPEMLATILSFKSEYQYLIAGSGGIYGWPLSEEYPIDESDPTNLFGTRVHPIYGDVRFHSGVDIQAPNGSECYAIGNGTVIQTGDSGGWGYIVELDLGKNSRGQTITCKYCHLTPGSINVKIGDPVKRGQVLALTGCTGNTQGGHIHFEMKEDGEYCDPLKYISIGGGNYGDLDLFYHCVEAEAGGEPYEGKIAVAQCIIYSSQRKGVSLDDAITAQGQYSCVSDGRIYDVSPSAESIKAADEALAGKRVLEEGTEYFINYKTAEISWWHQTLKLTGTIGNHTFYKSW
- a CDS encoding ASCH domain-containing protein yields the protein MKVLLSIKPAFVRKIVDGSKKFEYRKQIFKESVETVVIYATKPVGKIIGEFKIKAIIKDKPENIWKDTIEFSGISKQYFDEYFLGRNEAFAIGISDFKEYDSPIDPYVIYDNFTAPQSYRYWR